From a single Larimichthys crocea isolate SSNF chromosome XIII, L_crocea_2.0, whole genome shotgun sequence genomic region:
- the LOC104922529 gene encoding zinc finger and BTB domain-containing protein 12 has product MEMLCFQLPGHGDTTLKHMNSLRSRQHFCDITIIASNNQIFRGHKVVLAACSPFLRDQFLLNSSPKLQVSMLYSSTVVCDLLQSCYTGILQFNPEEIVNYLTAASYLQMEHIVERCRGALKKYVQLKNPSPPKMTSDESLSQPLIVSGSIHSVPPASPPTGRHSPVHTHSPVLRSVEENNSDKPAQGSSQHHNSPMLDEPCIKVNASDEEEEARQEDFDVFRVYISEEEQMNRDRAAERGAPSDGPQDACYPETEGVVIGEVSEYDLNHTEEDLATGGLSVDGLRAFRRRLSDPKIGRGRGRGKGRGFKRRRWVSSQEKIPPGLEHHPDLWYLATAGLGGSFGLDYNQDGVKAGGYVSVELPHLEFSMGDAQGEKTSPIAANSLTQYALKESSCDAGEGSSGLNSVGTNEGGDESVAVVGSTSSVAGPVICEHCGMTFPSAHSLAIHSRSTHLLYACPCCGKHFHHSANLTRHMAVHRGAGKTHQCPLCYKTFTQKSTLIDHMNLHSGERPHRCAYCHARFAHKPALRRHLKEQHGKTTGQNSLHEQEEMERARGAAGGIREEEQECLVTEQVS; this is encoded by the exons ATGGAGATGCTGTGTTTCCAGTTACCGGGTCACGGGGACACGACCCTGAAGCACATGAATTCACTGAGGTCCCGCCAGCACTTCTGTGACATCACCATTATCGCAAGCAACAACCAGATATTCAGGGGACATAAAGTGGTGCTCGCCGCCTGCTCGCCGTTCTTACGGGATCAGTTCCTACTCAATTCGTCCCCAAAGCTTcag GTGTCAATGCTGTACAGCTCCACAGTGGTGTGTGACCTGCTGCAGTCTTGTTACACTGGCATCCTGCAGTTTAACCCAGAGGAGATTGTCAACTACCTGACCGCTGCCAGCTACCTACAGATGGAGCACATTGTGGAGCGCTGCCGAGGAGCACTGAAGAAGTATGTGCAGCTAAAGAACCCCAGTCCACCAAAG ATGACTTCAGACGAGAGCCTGTCTCAACCGCTGATCGTCAGTGGAAGCATTCATTCTGTTCCGCCTGCTTCTCCGCCCACGGGCAGACACTcccctgtgcacacacacagtcctgtaCTACGCTCGGTGGAGGAGAACAACAGTGATAAGCCCGCTCAGGGCAGCAGTCAACACCACAACAGTCCCATGCTGGACGAGCCATGTATCAAG GTAAACGCAtcagacgaggaggaagaggccaGACAGGAAGACTTTGATGTGTTTCGAGTGTACAtctctgaagaagagcagatgAACAGGGACAGGGCGGCGGAGAGAGGAGCCCCCTCTGATGGACCTCAAGATGCATGTTACCCAGAGACAGAAGGTGTTGTGATTGGAGAAGTCAGTGAATATGACTTGAATCACACAGAAGAAGACCTCGCTACTGGGGGGCTTTCAGTGGACGGACTCCGCGCTTTCAGGCGCAGGCTGTCTGATCCTAAAATCGGCCGGGGCAGAGGGAGAGGCAAGGGGCGTGGTTTTAAGAGGAGAAGGTGGGTGTCATCACAGGAGAAAATACCTCCAGGTTTGGAGCACCACCCGGATTTGTGGTATCTGGCAACTGCGGGGTTGGGAGGAAGTTTCGGCCTGGACTACAACCAAGATGGGGTAAAGGCAGGAGGTTATGTCTCAGTTGAACTCCCACACTTGGAATTCAGCATGGGCGATGCTCAGGGAGAAAAGACCTCACCAATCGCTGCCAACAGTTTGACCCAGTACGCCCTGAAGGAGTCCAGCTGTGATGCCGGTGAGGGCAGTTCAGGGTTGAATAGTGTTGGAACAAATGAAGGAGGGGACGAGTCTGTCGCAGTAGTGGGATCCACTTCAAGCGTAGCTGGGCCTGTAATCTGCGAGCACTGCGGCATGACGTTCCCCTCAGCCCACTCCCTAGCCATCCACTCCCGCTCCACTCACCTGCTGTATGCCTGCCCCTGCTGCGGCAAACACTTCCATCACTCCGCCAACCTCACCCGACACATGGCCGTGCACCGGGGCGCCGGCAAAACCCACCAGTGCCCCCTGTGCTATAAGACTTTCACCCAAAAATCCACACTGATAGACCACATGAACCTCCACAGTGGCGAGCGGCCACACCGATGTGCGTACTGCCACGCTCGCTTCGCCCACAAGCCCGCCTTACGACGCCACCTGAAAGAGCAGCACGGGAAAACCACGGGACAGAACTCCCTGCACgagcaggaggagatggagagggcgAGGGGAGCTGCCGGAGGAATACGAGAGGAAGAACAAGAGTGTCTGGTTACTGAACAAGTGTCTTAG
- the nelfe gene encoding negative elongation factor E encodes MVVFPSSLTEEEEALQKKYAKLKKKKKALLALKKQSSTNQTNQSGLKRTLSDQPVVDTATATEQAKMLIKSGAISAIKSENKNSGFKRSRMLEKKDPEKGSVPAFLPFQRSVSTDEEQPESGKRAHRKSLYESFVSSSDRYRDEDDGGGMSSNREMDRDRDRDRERERDRDRELDRERDRDRERERDRDRERERDRERDRGRDRERERDRERDRDRSRERDRERDRERDRDRDGPFRRSDSYPERRGVRKGNTVYVYGSGLTEESLRSAFSQHGNIIDLSMDNPRNCAFITFEKMESADQAVTELNGSTVGDVHIKVSIARKQPMLDAATGKSVWASLAVQNSTKGSYRDKRNQVVYSEDFL; translated from the exons ATGGTGGTGTTTCCAAGTTCACTgacggaggaagaggaagctCTGCAGAAGAAATATGCTAAACTCAAGAAGAAG AAAAAGGCGCTGCTCGCCTTGAAGAAGCAAAGTtcaaccaaccaaacaaaccaGAGTGGCTTAAAACGGA CTTTGTCGGACCAGCCTGTTGTTGACACCGCAACGGCGACGGAGCAAGCAAAGATGCTCATCAAGTCGGGTGCCATCAGTGCCATCAAATCAGAAAACAAGAACTCTGGCTTCAAACGCTCTCGAATGCTGGAAAAAAAGGATCCAGAGAAAGGCTCTGTCCCTGCTTTCCTACCGTTTCAAAGGAGCGTCTCTACAGATGAAGAACAACCTGAG TCTGGGAAAAGAGCCCACAGGAAATCTTTGTACGAAAG CTTTGTCAGCTCAAGCGACCGATACCGGGACGAGGACGATGGAGGCGGCATGTCATCCAACCGTGagatggacagagacagagacagagatcgAGAGCGAGAGCGTGACCGAGACCGAGAGCTGGatagagagcgagacagagatagagagagagagagagaccgcgACAGGGAgcgagagcgagacagagagcgGGATAGAGGccgggacagagagagggagcgggacagagagagagacagagaccgaagcagagagagggatcGAGAACGGGACAGGGAacgggacagagacagagatggaccGTTCAGAC GGTCAGATTCATACCCAGAGCGCAGAGGGGTGCGAAAGGGGAATACGGTGTATGTTTACGGCTCCGGGCTCACAGAGGAAAGCCTGCGATCCGCATTTTCTCAACACGGAAACATCATCGATCTTTCCATGGACAACCCACGCAA TTGTGCATTCATCACGTTTGAGAAGATGGAGTCTGCAGACCAGGCTGTAACTGAG TTGAATGGAAGCACGGTTGGAGACGTTCATATCAAAGTCAGCATCGCCAGGAAGCAGCCCATGCTGGATGCTGCCACCGGCAAATCTGTGTGGGCTTCACTGG CTGTGCAGAACAGCACTAAAGGCTCCTACAGAGACAAGAGGAACCAAGTTGTGTACAGTGAAGatttcttgtga